The window CCGAGGAGAAGCGCGCCGAGGCGACCAAGCTGCTCACCGACGCCCGCGACAAGCGCGACAAGGACCTCCAGGCCCTGGAGCTCCAGCTTGCCGAGCGCCGGGAGAAGGCCGAGCGCGAGGAGTCCGAGCGGCACGCCGCGCAGGTGGCCCAGACCCAGAAGCTGGTCAGCGAGGCCGAGCAGCGGGCCCACGCCGCGCAGGAGCGGGCCAAGGAGATCGAGCAGCGCGCCGAGGCCCGCCGGGTCGAGTCGGAGCGCACCGCCAACGAGACGGTCGACAAGGCCAAGGCGCTGGCCGACAAGACGCTCACCGAGGCGAAGGCCGAGTCGAAGCGCCTGCTGACCGAGGCGCGCACCGAGGCCGAGCTGACCACCCAGGCGGCCCGTCGCGAGGTCGAGGACCTCACCCGGCAGAAGGACGCCGTCACCTCGCAGCTCGGCCAGATGCTCTCCGGCCTCGCCGGCATCGTGCCGGGCGTACCCGCCACGCCGCCGGCCGCGCCGGCCAAGCCGGAGGCGAAGAAGGCCGACAACGCCGACGAGCGGGTGGCCGCGGAGACCGCCAACTGACCCGACCGACCCACCCGACCGGGGCATGATTTCCACGGCGCGGGGTGACACCGGGTGACCGGTGCGCCCCGCGCCGTACGCTTTTTCCCGCCGAGCGAATTGCCCGGGCGTGTCGGCAGTGAAGTAGGTCCTATCCGGGGCGTCCGTATCGCCCCAGCCGGACTGGAGGCGTGTGAGGATGGGGGCATGTCGCACGGCGAGGAACTGTTCGCTCTCGGCGGGGATGTGACCACGGAGCCCAGCTTCGAGTCCGCTCTGCGGGGGTACGAGAAACGACAGGTCGACCGGTACGTCGCTCGCGCGGAGCACGAGATCGCGGCCCTGGCGGCCGAGCGGGAACAGGCCTACACACAGATCCACAAGCTGGCCGGCCAGGTCGAGGTGCTCCAACGTGACCTCGCCCAGGCACGCAAGTCGTCCGGGGCGCTGGAGAACGTCTCCTACCGGCACCTGGGCCCGCGGGTGGAGCAGATCCTCACCATCGCCGAGGAGCAGGCCGACGCGATCCTGGCCTCCGCCAACGAGGAGATCGAGGCTCGCCGGGCCGCCGCGGAGCACATCGTCGACGAGGCTCGCGAGCAGGCCGCCACCGCCCTCAAGGACTTCGAGATCGCGCTGGCCGCCCGCCGGACGGAGGAGGAGCGGCACACCGCGGCCCGCAGGGCCGAGGCGGACGCCGCCGTCCGCACCGCCAAGGACGAGGCCGCCCGGCTGCGCAAGGCCGCCCAGGAGGCGCTCGCGAAGGCCCAGCAGGAGGCCACCCAGCTGCGGGACGCGGCCAAGGAGATCCACCAGCGGGCCCAGCAGGAGGCGACCAAGCTGCGCGAGGCCGCCAAGGAGGTGCACGCCAAGGCGCAGCAGGAGGCCACCCAGCTGCGGGAGGCCGCCAAGGAGGTGCACGCCAAGGCCCAGCAGGAGTCCAAGCGCCTGGTCGACCAGGCCACCGAGGCGGGCCGGGCCACCCACGCCAAGGCGCAGCGGGACGCCAAGCAGATCATCGACGACGCCGCCGGCGCCGGCCGGGCCACCCGCGAGAAGGCCCGCCAGGAGGCCGAGCGGCTCACCACCCAGGCGGCCGAGACGGCCAAGCGCAACCGCGCCGAGACCGAGGCGTACGTGCAGCGGATGCGCAGCGAGACCGAGGCGTACGTGCAGCACGCCCGGGCCCAGACGCAGCAGGAGCTGGGCGCCTGGCGGGCCGGGGTGGAGCAGGAGGTCAACAGCCGGCGCGAAGCCGCGGACCGCGAGCTGACCCAGCGCCGCGCGGCGGCCGAGCAGGAGTTCACCAAGCGCCGCGACGAGCTGGAGAAGCAGTACAAGACCCGGCTCGCCGAGTTGGAGAAGCAGCACACGAGCCGGCACGACGAGCTGGAGTCCGGGTTCGAGTCGCGCCGCGCCGCGCTGGAGGCGGAGTACACCGCCCGGAAGAACGAGATCGAGCAGGGTGCCACCGCCGTCCGCCAGGCCGCCGAGCAGGACGCGCTGACGATGCGCCGGCAGGCCGAGGAGGAGGCCGCGGCGCTGCTCGGCCGGGCCGAGTCGGAGGCGGCCGACAAGCGCCGCAAGGCCGACGAGCACGTGGCGACGTCACGGCGGCAGTTCGAGGAGTACGCGGCCACGACGCAGCAGCACCTGGCCACCACCCAGCAGCACCTCGCCGCCACCCAGCAGGAGGCCGCCGCCAGCCGTCAGCAGCTCGCCCAGGTGATGCTGGAGATCGCCCAGGCCCAGCAGGAGCTGGCCGACCTGCGGCAGGAGACCTGGAAGTCCCGGCAGGAGTCCGACGAGCTCCAGCGACAGGTGGCGGAGCTGCGGTTGGGTCGGCTCGCCGCGGCCGACCTGCCGGGCGGTACGGACGGCGCCGCCGCCCCGGTGGTGGCGGACGGCAAGCCGGCCACGGCGAACGGCGGCAGGCCCCGCCCCGACACGGACAAGACCTCGGCGGGCGCGGGTGCGACCCCGGTCGGCGCGGGCACGGACAAGGCGGACAGGACCCCGGCGGGCGCGGCCACGGCGGGTGCGGGCACGACCCCGACGGAAGCGGCCAAGGCGGATGCGGCCACCGCCCCGGCGGGCGCGGGCACGGCGGGCAGGACCCCGGCGGGTGCGGGCTCCGCGGACAAGGCTCCGGTCGCGGGCGGGGCGACGGGCCCCGCAGCGGCTCCGTCCTCCTCGGACGGGAAGCCCGCCGCCGGCAAGGTGGAGCCGGAGGACGCCGGGCAGCCGGCCAAGGGCCGGATCGAGCCGGCCGACGCCGGGCAGCCGGCCAACGGCAAGGCCACCGTGACCACCGTCGACGGGGGCACGGCCAGTGCCGGCGTGGACGGGGAGCCGACCGTGGCGGCGGTGCCTGGCGAGGGAGGTCGGGGCGCCACCCCGACGAAGATCACCAGCACCGGCGAGAACGGCAAGCGCCCGGCGAAGCCGACCACCGACGAGCGCAGCGCCAAGCCGAGCAAGGTCGTCGTCGAAAAGGACTGACCCCGGACCGCTCCACCGCCCGACAGCTGAGGCCGTCCAGCGGATCTTGGTACGGCACGGCCCCTATAGGGGCCGTGCCGTACCAAGATCTCAGGACTTCGGTCCTGCCCGCACCCAGAGGGTGCGCGGAGGGGCGGCGTTGGCTGGTCCCGGTGGCCCAGCCGGGTCGGGTGGCACCGCCCGGGTGGGTGGCACGGCTCGGGTGGGTGGCACCGCCGGGGCGGGTGACACGGCTCAGGTGGGTGGCGCGGGCAAGCCTGCGGCGTACGCTCCCGGTGGGATTTCGCCGACGTGAGCCGTGGTCGGGCCGTCCCGCGGGAATCGATCCAGGGAGGTCCGATGGCGGACGACGGACCGATGGCGTCGAGCGGCGACCGGGAGCCCGATCGCGCCCCGGCACCGGGCGACAGGAACCGGAAGCCGGAGCACGCCACCGCGCCCGAACACGCCGACAGGACGACAGGCACGACAGGCACCACGGGCACGAGAGACACGACGAGCACGAGAGACACGACCGGCACGGCGGACGACGGCGAGCCGACGGGGAACGGGTCGAGCCGGTTCGGTACGCCGGGGCGGCCGCTGAAGCGCAGCAGCTTCCTGGTCGGCTTCACCGGCGCGGCCGGGGTGCTGCTCGCGTACGCCCTCTATCTGGGCGTGCGCAACGCGGCCGGCATCCTGGTCCTGGTGGTCATCGCGCTCTTCCTCGCCGTCGGCCTGCACCCCGCGGTGGTCCGGTTGCGGTCCTGGGGGCTGCCGCACGGGCTCGCCGTGGCGGTGGTCGCGCTGACGGTCGTGCTACTCCTCTGCGGTGGCCTGTTCGCCCTGGTGCCGCCGATCGTGACGCAGAGCGGGCAGTTCATCGAGCAGCTCCCGAGCTACCTGGAGGCGTTGCGCCGCAACGAGACGGTCAACGACCTGGTGGAGCGGTACGACCTGATGGAGCGGGTGCAGAGCGCGGCGAACGCGGACACGGTCGGTCAGGCCCTCGGCGGGGTGCTCGGCGGCGCCCAACTGATCTTCGGCACGGTCTTCCGGGGGCTGACCGTGCTGGTGTTGACCATCTACTTCCTGGCCTACTTCGACCGGCTCCGCGACCTGGGCTACTCGCTGGTGCCCCGCTCGCGCCGGGAGCGGGTACGGCTGATCGGGGACGAGATCCTGACGAAGGTCGGCGCGTACATGGTCGGCGCGCTCAGCATCGCGGTGCTGGCCGGGGTGTCCACGTTCGTCTTCGCGTTGATCGTCGGGCTGCCGTACCCGTTCGCGCTGGCCGTGGTGGTCGCGGTGACGGACCTGATCCCGCAGATCGGCGCGACCCTCGGCGCGGTGATCGTCAGCCTGGTCGGGTTCGCCACGGACCTGCCGGTCGGCATCGCCTGTGCGGTGTTCTTCCTGATCTACCAGCAGGTGGAGAACTACCTGATCTATCCCAAGATCATGCGCCGGTCGGTGTCGGTCAACGAGGTGGCCGCCCTGGTGGGAGCCCTGCTCGGGGTCTCCCTGCTGGGCGTGGTGGGCGCGCTGATCGCGATCCCGGCGGTGGCCGCGCTCCAGCTCATCCTGCGGGAGGTGGTCCTGCCCCGGCAGGAGTCCCGCTGACCCCGCCCGGCCCGGCCCGACCGGCCACCGGTGGACCGGGCCGCCACGGGTGAACCGGGCGGCCACGGATGGACCGGGTCGGCCACGGATGGACCGGGTCGGCCACGGCCAGACCGGTCGGCCACGGGTGGACCGGGTCGGCCGGGCCCGCGGCGCGAGCGCGCGGCGGAGGGCGGGCCCGCGACGGGAGCGCGCGGCCGGAGGGCGGGTCCGCGACGCGAGCGCGCGGCCGAGGGCGGGTCAGCCGGCCTGGCCGGCAGGCGGGCCGGGCACCGGGCGGTCCGCGAAGGAGGCCACCGTGCGGTCGGCGTACGCGCTGACGTCGCCGGTCTCCATCGGGCCGTCCCAGGTGGTCGGCAGCGGCACGGCGGCGGCCGGGTTGACCCGGCGGACCACCTCGTCCAGCACGGTCTCGGCGTCGCCGACCCAGAGGTGCTTCGCCCCGGGCACCCCGACCACCTCGGCCTGCGGCACCGCCGCGAAGCGCTCCCGGGCCTCGTCGGGGCGCAGGTAGTCGTCGAACTCGGGCACCAGCGCGGTCAGCGGCTTGCCGGACTCCGTCCAGTGCTCCAGGTCGGCCGGGGCGGAGAAACGCAGCGGCGGGGAGAGCAGGATCGCCCCGACGACGGCCGGGTCGCAGCCGTACTTGAGGGTGAGGTCCGTGCCGAACGACCAGCCGAGCAGCCAGACGTTCGGCAGCTCGTGGAACTCGGCGTACTCGATGGCGGCGGCGACGTCGAAGCGCTCGCCGACCGCGTTGTCGAAGGCCCCCTCGCTGGTGCCGCGCACGCTGCTGGTCCCCCGGGTGTTGAAGCGGAGCACCGCCAGGTCGGCCAGGGCCGGCAAACGCCACGCCGCCTTGCGGAACACGTGGCTGTCCATCATCCCGCCGTGCGTCGGCAGCGGGTGCAGGCAGACGAGGGTGCCCACTGGCTCCCGGTCCAGCGGCCGGGCCAACTCGCCGACCAGCCGCAGACCGTCAGCGGTGTGCAGCTCGATGTCCTCGCGGTGCCCGGGCAGGATGGAGGACGCGCGGATCGGTGTGCTCACCCCACCAGTCTCGCCGGTGCGGCCGGGAACCGCCGGGCGGGGCGGAAACAGCGTGATCCAGATCGCTCAGCCGTAGCGGGGAGCACCGCGACCGCGCTGGACGACCGGCCCACGCCGGTCGCGGGCACGCCAGCACCCGCTGTGCCAGTGCCGCCGGTCGGTCAGGTCGCCCCGCCCGTCCGCCGGCCACGCCACCAGGTGCGCCACCCCGGGCCGGATCTCCTGGTCACAGCCGGGACAGCGGTACGTCTTGGTGGACACGCCGCCGCTGATCCCGCGTACCTGCCAGTCGCCGTCGCGCCACTGCTGCACCGAGGCGACGCCCTGCCGGGCCCGGTCGGAGTCGAGGTGCGCGGCGTCATCGCGGCGGGGTCGGTTGCGACGGGGGCTCACGCTTGCCAAGCGTACGGGCCGGCGGCGGGACCGGCCCGGGGTGGGCGGGCCGGCCCCGCCGCTGGTCAGTCCCAGGTCTCCGGGTCACCGGGATCGGTGGCGACCTGCGCCCCGCCCAGCAGGACGGCGGCGTCCGCCTCGGTGAAGTCCCCGTGTGACCAGCTGAAATCGACGATCAGGTGGGCCTTAGGGATGCCGAGCAGCTCCAACTGGTCGCCCCGCGGGTAGAGGTAGGCGGCCCGGCCCCCGATCGTCCGGTTGCCCGCCGTACGGCCGGTGACCATCGAGCGCGCGTAGTCGAACGCGACACGCGTCTCCGCTTCCCCGGGCCCGTTCACCACCAGCGACATGTGCAACGTGGCGGGGAAGGACCCCGCATCGACGGTGCACTGGTCCAGCCGGGCGCCGGCGGGCAGCGTGGTGAGCCGCACCGGCGCGACGCAGCGGCGCGCCTCACCCAACCGGAGGGCGCCGACCGCCACCTCGATCTCCTGGGCGGTCACGGCGGTCACGGCGGCCCGGGCGTACAGGCCGGGGGCCGGTTGCCAGAGCCGGATCCAGATGGAAGTGCCGCCCTCCCGGTGCAGGCGATCGGTGCCGTCGAAGACCGTCCCGCCCGTCATCCCGGTGGCCCCCGGCGGCAGCCCTTCGACCGCGTACTCCCACAGCGCGTCGGCGGAACGGGCCAGCGCGACGCTCACCGGCCGGCCACCGTCGACCTCGACGCGGATGCTCTCCACGCCGAACCCGACGTGCCAGCCCCGGTAGCGGGCGCGGGCCGGGTCGAACCCGAAGTGCAGTACCTGCGGATCCGTGCCGACCAGGTCGGGCCGGGCGGCCGCGCCGGGGACGTTCTCCAGCCGGGGCGGCGCGGCGGTGGCGGCGTCCGGCGCGGCGGCGTCCGGCGGGCGTACCCGCTCCGGCAGGCCCACGCCGGTGGCGACGGTGAACCCGAGCACCGCCGCCACGCCCAGCGCGAGGCCCGCGCCGGCCCGACGGCGACGGCGACGGACCCGTCCCCCGGCGACGGCACGGGAGGTGAGCCGGTCGGTGTCGACCGTCCCCTCGGCGCGTTCCCGCAGCGTCCGTACGATCCGTTCGTCGAGGTCGGTCACGGCCGGCTCCCGTTCGTCGCCGGGACGCCGTGGCGCTCCCGGAGGTTGTTGAGCGCCCGCATGGCATGGGTGCGGACGGTGACCGGCGAGCAGCCGAGGATCTGGGCGATGGTCGCGTCGTCGAGGTCCTCGTAGTAGCGCAGCACGAGCACCGCCCGCTGGCGGTCCGGCAGCCCGAGGATGAGCCGCCACATGGCGTCCCGGTCGGCCGTCTCGCCGCCGAGGTCGCCGTGCTGGGGCCGTTCCGCGAAGTCGGCGGTGGCCAGCTCCCGGTTCGACCGCCGGCGCCACCAGGAGTTGTTGGCGTTGACCAGCATCCGGCGCACGTACACGTCCGGCCGGTCCACCCGGGCGATCCGCCGCCAGTGCACGTACGCGCGGGTCAGGACGTCCTGGGTGAGGTCCTCGGCCCGGTGCTCGTCGCCCGTCAGCAGCCGGGCCAGCCGCATCAGGGCGGGGCCTCGGCTGCCGACGTACTCCTCGAAGGTCACACCATGCAGACGCCGTCACCGGCGGGCGGTGTTGACCGGGTCAGCGACGGGTGTGGTCGCGGAAGCCCCGGCCGCTCTTGCGCCCCAGGTAGCCGGCCGTGACGAGGTGCTCCAGCAGCGGCGCGGGCGCGAAGCCCGGCTCGCGCAGCTCCAGGTAGAGCTCCCGCTGGATGGCCAGCGAGACGTCCAGGCCGACCACGTCGAGCAGCTCGAACGGGCCCATCGGGTAGCCGCAGCCCAGCTTCATGGCGTGGTCGATGTCGTCGGCGGTGGAGTAGCTCGCCTCCAGCATCTTCACGGCGTCGTTGAGGTACGGGAAGAGCAGCGCGTTGACGATGAAGCCGGACCGGTCGCCGCAGACCACGCCCGTCTTGCCCAGCGCGGCACAGACCGCGCGGGCGGTGGCGGTGGTCTCCGTCGAGGTGCGGATGGTCTCCACGACCTCGACCAGCGGCATGAGCGGCGCCGGGTTGAAGAAGTGCAGCCCGATCACGTCGGCGGGCCGCTGGGTGGCCATCGCGACGTCGATCACCGGCAGCGATGAGGTGGTGGTGGCGAGCACGACGCCCGGCTTGCAGATCTCGTCGAGGCTGGCGAAGAGGGCCTTCTTGACGCTCAGCTCCTCGACCACGGCCTCGACGACGAGGTCGACGTCGGCGAGGTGGTCCAGGGTGGCCGACCAGTTGATCCGGCCGAGCGCGGCGTCCCGGTCGGCCTCGCTGAGCTTGCCGCGCACCACGCCCTTGTTGAGCGAGGTCCTGACCGCCTCGAAGACCTTGGCGGACTTCTCTGCGCCCCGGGTCACCGAGACGACCTCGTAGCCGGCCTTCGCGAAGACCTCGATGATGCCGGTGGCCATCGTCCCGGATCCGACGACGCCGACCTTCGCGATCGCGGCGGCGCCGCCGAGCGCGGCCTCCGTCGCCACCGGCGTCTGCTCGTCGGGTACGACGACCGGGGAGCCCGGCCGCTCGTAGGTGTAGAAGCCCCGGCCGGACTTGCGGCCGAGCAGCCCGGCGGTGACCATCTGCTTGATCAGCGGCACCGGGGCGTGCCGGCGGTCCCGCCCGCCGCGCCGGTACATGGTGTCGAGGATCTCGTACGCGGTGTCCAGGCCGATCAGGTCCATCAGCGCCAGCGGGCCCATGGGCAGGCCGCAGCCGAGCTTCATGGCCGCGTCGATGTCCTCGCGGGTGGCGTAGTGCGCCTCGAACATCCCGACAGCGTGGTTGAGGTAGCCGAAGAGCAGCGCGTTGGCGATGAAGCCGGCCCGGTCGCTGATGGTGACGTCGACCTTGCCGAGCCGCTTGCAGAGCGCCTCCACGTCGGCGACCACGTCGGCGGAGGTGACCACCGTCCGGACCACCTCGACCAGCTTCATCACCGGGGCGGGGTTGAAGAAGTGGATGCCGATCACCTGGTTGGGACGGCTGGTGGCGACGGAGATCTCGGTGACACTCAGCGACGAGGTGTTGGTGGCCAGGATCGCCTCGGGCTTGCAGACCCGGTCCAGCTCGGCGAAGATCCGCTGCTTGAGGTCCAGGTGCTCGGGCACCGCCTCGATGACCAGGTCGACCGCGTGCAGCGCGTTCAGCCCGACGGCGAACCGTACGCGGCTCAGCAGCGCGTCCCGGTCGGCCTCGGCGAGCTTGCCCTTGGCCACGGCCCGGTCCGTCGACCCGGTGAGGATGGCCCGGCCGCGTTCCAGCGCGTCCTCGGAGACCTCCACCGCGACGACGTCGACCCCGTTGCGCGCGAATACCTCGACGATGCCGGCACCCATGGTGCCCAGACCCACAACGCCCACGCTGGTGAAATCACGCGCCACGACCAGCCTCCTCGATGCTCCGCACAGCCGCGTTAACGACCATTAAGGTTATGCGCGCGAGTCTGCCACGTGACGTTGCGTTGTCGAGGCGCCGTGGGAAATTTCACGAGCCCAGCGGGGCTGCGCGCGCGCCGTCCGACGGGGCGGGTCGGCTCGCGGTCGGTCGGCTCGCCGCGCCGGCCGCGCTCGCCCGTCGATCAGCCCATCGTGTCGATCAGCCCACCGTGTCGGTCAGCCTCAGCAGCTCGGCGACGAACTCGGCCGGCCGCTCCAGGTGCGGGCTGTGCCCGCAGCCGGGCAGCAGCACCTCGCGGTACGCCCCGCCGGACGCCGCGTAACGCTCCAGCACCGCCCGGGTCTGCGCCACCATCGGCTGCGCCGGGCAGGCCGCCTCCCCCGGCCAGCCGGGCACCACGCCCAGCGAGCCCAGGTGGGCCAGGTCCATCATCGCGGTGTCCGAGACGATCACGTCGGCGTCCCCGTGGATCCAGGTGACCGGCGGCTTCCCGGCCACGGCGACCAGTTCGTCGGCGATCCGGAAGTGCGCCGGGGAGAGGGCGTTGAGCACGCCGCGCCGTCCCGGGGCGGTGCCGGGCCAGTTCGCCGAGGCCGCCGCCGTACCGGGGTAGTTGTCGTCACCGGTCGCGGTGGAGAGGAGGCTGTCCAGCAGCAGCTCCTCGTCGTCGCCGAGCGAGGCCGGGTCCGCCACGTAGGTGGCCCGCAGCACGGCGCGCGGGCTGGCCGGGCTGTCCACGCCCCGGTCGCCGGCGGCCAGCCGCCTGACGAACTCCCCGTTGGCGGTGCCGCCGCCGGTGCCGGCGAAGTCGGGGGTGGTCGGCGTCCCCGTCAGGCCCCGGGTGCCGCCGTAGCCGTACGGCGAGACCGGAGCGGCGAGCAGCAGCGCCCCCACCCGGTCGGGGTGGTCGACGAGCAGCCGCATGGCCACCCCGCCGCCGAGCGAGTGGCCGACCACCACCGGCCGGACGCCGGGGGCGAAGAGGGACGGCTCGTCGAGCAGCGCGGCGACGTCGTCGGCGAAGTCGCGCAGCCCCCGGGTCGCGTCCACCGGGACGGTGTCGGTCAGTCCGTAGCCGCGCAGGTCGGGCGCGACCACCCGGAGGGTGGCCGGCAGTCGCCGCACGAGCGGCTCCCAGAAGGCCGCCGACGAGCAGTTGCCGTGGATCAGCAGTACGGGAACGCCGTCCGGCGGCCCGGCCACCCGTACCGCCTGGGTGATCCCGTTCGCCGACACCTGCCGCTGTCCGGTCTCCATCCGCCGGATGCTGCCACGGGGGCGCCGGACGCGTCCATGGGCCGGCCCGCCACCTTCACCGGCCCGGAGGTGTGCGCCGGCATCCACCGTCGGCGCCGGTCAGGACGGCGCGGACGACACCGCCGGAAGCGCCACCGGCGACACCGCGTCGACGGCCGGTGCGGCCTGCGCCGCGATCGGCAGCGGCAGGGTCGGGCGGCGGTCCCGGCGCGGCTCGCCGAAGCTGAAGCCCACCGGGTCGGTCCGCGCCACGCCCGGGTCGAAGACGCGCAGCTCGGTGCGGCCGAGCCGGATCACGTCCCCGTCGGCCAGCCGCTCCACGCCGGTGATCCGCCGGTCGTTCAGCCAGGTGCCGTTGGTGGAACCCAGATCCGCCAGGGCCGCCCCCTCGCCCGTCAGCCAGACCTCGGCGTGCCGGCGGCTCAGGTGGGCGTCGTGCACCACGATGTCCGCGGTCGACCCCCGGCCGATGACCTGTCGCTCGGGGCCCACCCGGACGCTCAGCCCCCGCATCGCCCCACCGGCCACCGTCAACAACGGTCTCAGTTCCGGATGGTCCTCCATGGAATGTCAGCCTCCACCCCGCGCGGTCACCCCGCGCGTCAGCCTGCCACCACACGGTAGTCGCCTCCACCGCCGCATGGTCACCTCCGCGTCCCCGGCCGGACACCTCGCGTTCGGCGATTCGGCGCCCTCCGGCGGAAGAATCAT is drawn from Micromonospora sp. NBC_01740 and contains these coding sequences:
- a CDS encoding AI-2E family transporter — translated: MADDGPMASSGDREPDRAPAPGDRNRKPEHATAPEHADRTTGTTGTTGTRDTTSTRDTTGTADDGEPTGNGSSRFGTPGRPLKRSSFLVGFTGAAGVLLAYALYLGVRNAAGILVLVVIALFLAVGLHPAVVRLRSWGLPHGLAVAVVALTVVLLLCGGLFALVPPIVTQSGQFIEQLPSYLEALRRNETVNDLVERYDLMERVQSAANADTVGQALGGVLGGAQLIFGTVFRGLTVLVLTIYFLAYFDRLRDLGYSLVPRSRRERVRLIGDEILTKVGAYMVGALSIAVLAGVSTFVFALIVGLPYPFALAVVVAVTDLIPQIGATLGAVIVSLVGFATDLPVGIACAVFFLIYQQVENYLIYPKIMRRSVSVNEVAALVGALLGVSLLGVVGALIAIPAVAALQLILREVVLPRQESR
- a CDS encoding alpha/beta hydrolase yields the protein MSTPIRASSILPGHREDIELHTADGLRLVGELARPLDREPVGTLVCLHPLPTHGGMMDSHVFRKAAWRLPALADLAVLRFNTRGTSSVRGTSEGAFDNAVGERFDVAAAIEYAEFHELPNVWLLGWSFGTDLTLKYGCDPAVVGAILLSPPLRFSAPADLEHWTESGKPLTALVPEFDDYLRPDEARERFAAVPQAEVVGVPGAKHLWVGDAETVLDEVVRRVNPAAAVPLPTTWDGPMETGDVSAYADRTVASFADRPVPGPPAGQAG
- a CDS encoding SigE family RNA polymerase sigma factor; translated protein: MTFEEYVGSRGPALMRLARLLTGDEHRAEDLTQDVLTRAYVHWRRIARVDRPDVYVRRMLVNANNSWWRRRSNRELATADFAERPQHGDLGGETADRDAMWRLILGLPDRQRAVLVLRYYEDLDDATIAQILGCSPVTVRTHAMRALNNLRERHGVPATNGSRP
- a CDS encoding 3-hydroxyacyl-CoA dehydrogenase family protein encodes the protein MARDFTSVGVVGLGTMGAGIVEVFARNGVDVVAVEVSEDALERGRAILTGSTDRAVAKGKLAEADRDALLSRVRFAVGLNALHAVDLVIEAVPEHLDLKQRIFAELDRVCKPEAILATNTSSLSVTEISVATSRPNQVIGIHFFNPAPVMKLVEVVRTVVTSADVVADVEALCKRLGKVDVTISDRAGFIANALLFGYLNHAVGMFEAHYATREDIDAAMKLGCGLPMGPLALMDLIGLDTAYEILDTMYRRGGRDRRHAPVPLIKQMVTAGLLGRKSGRGFYTYERPGSPVVVPDEQTPVATEAALGGAAAIAKVGVVGSGTMATGIIEVFAKAGYEVVSVTRGAEKSAKVFEAVRTSLNKGVVRGKLSEADRDAALGRINWSATLDHLADVDLVVEAVVEELSVKKALFASLDEICKPGVVLATTTSSLPVIDVAMATQRPADVIGLHFFNPAPLMPLVEVVETIRTSTETTATARAVCAALGKTGVVCGDRSGFIVNALLFPYLNDAVKMLEASYSTADDIDHAMKLGCGYPMGPFELLDVVGLDVSLAIQRELYLELREPGFAPAPLLEHLVTAGYLGRKSGRGFRDHTRR
- a CDS encoding alpha/beta fold hydrolase, whose product is METGQRQVSANGITQAVRVAGPPDGVPVLLIHGNCSSAAFWEPLVRRLPATLRVVAPDLRGYGLTDTVPVDATRGLRDFADDVAALLDEPSLFAPGVRPVVVGHSLGGGVAMRLLVDHPDRVGALLLAAPVSPYGYGGTRGLTGTPTTPDFAGTGGGTANGEFVRRLAAGDRGVDSPASPRAVLRATYVADPASLGDDEELLLDSLLSTATGDDNYPGTAAASANWPGTAPGRRGVLNALSPAHFRIADELVAVAGKPPVTWIHGDADVIVSDTAMMDLAHLGSLGVVPGWPGEAACPAQPMVAQTRAVLERYAASGGAYREVLLPGCGHSPHLERPAEFVAELLRLTDTVG
- a CDS encoding FHA domain-containing protein; the protein is MEDHPELRPLLTVAGGAMRGLSVRVGPERQVIGRGSTADIVVHDAHLSRRHAEVWLTGEGAALADLGSTNGTWLNDRRITGVERLADGDVIRLGRTELRVFDPGVARTDPVGFSFGEPRRDRRPTLPLPIAAQAAPAVDAVSPVALPAVSSAPS